One genomic window of Branchiostoma lanceolatum isolate klBraLanc5 chromosome 5, klBraLanc5.hap2, whole genome shotgun sequence includes the following:
- the LOC136435837 gene encoding uncharacterized protein yields the protein MGLQFGVRIFPVAIDEELEYLAIPPSLESLWSSSRAMKCCWLPPLAFSRTVLSSPILLVSVDELTSVVIVFPSGEAANCRLISGKSSSLSQGCSLQLPQDLLHS from the exons ATGGGACTCCA GTTTGGCGTGCGGATATTTCCTGTGGCAATCGACGAAGAGCTGGAATATCTTGCCATACCTCCAAGCCTTGAGTCCTTGTGGTCAAG CTCCAGAGCCATGAAGTGCTGTTGGCTGCCGCCACTCGCCTTTTCACGAACTGTCCTGAGCTCCCCAATTCTTCTTGTTTCAGTGGATGAGCTGACCTCAGTG GTGATTGTTTTCCCATCTGGAGAAGCAGCCAACTGCCGTTTGATCAGCGGAAAGAGCAGCTCGCTTTCCCAGGGCTGCTCTCTCCAGCTTCCTCAGGACCTCCTGCACAGCTGA